A window from Malassezia restricta chromosome I, complete sequence encodes these proteins:
- a CDS encoding large subunit ribosomal protein L12e, translated as MAPKIDPNEVRIIYLRTTGGEVGAPSALAPKIGPLGLAPKKVGEDIAKASSEWKGLRVTIQLTVQNRQAAVAVVPSASSLVIKALKEPPRDRKKVKNVAHSGNIPLDEIIEIARTMRYKSFGRTLASTVKEILGTCQSVGCTVEKKPPHDVIEGIDEGSIEIPEE; from the exons ATGGCGCCTAAGATCGACCCTAACGAAGTGAGGATCATTTACCTCCGTACAACTGGTGGTGAAGTCGGTGCTCCATCTGCATTGGCTCCTAAGATCGGTCCGCTCGGTCTG GCCCCCAAGAAGGTTGGTGAAGATATTGCCAAGGCTTCGAGTGAGTGGAAGGGTCTCCGCGTGACAATCCAGCTCACGGTCCAGAACCGTCAGGCTGCTGTCGCCGTGGTGccctcggcctcgtcccTCGTGATCAAAGCCTTGAAGGAGCCTCCGCGTGACCGCAAGAAGGTTAAGAACGTGGCTCACAGTGGCAACATCCCTCTCGATGAGATTATTGAAATTGCCCGGACGATGCGCTACAAGTCGTTTGGCCGCACTCTTGCCAGCACGGTCAAGGAAATTCTTGGTACGTGCCAAAGTGTTGGCTGCACTGTCGAAAAGAAGCCTCCGCACGATGTGATtgagggcatcgacgagggcTCGATCGAGATCCCTGAGGAGTAA
- a CDS encoding UDP-glucose 4-epimerase, translating into MAEKKRILIPGGAGYIGSHVALTVLNTRKFRVTIIDNFHNSKPEAVRRIEELALRELPADATEEEKEDCRIELIQADLRDPVAVERLFADRPEHDRIYAVILIGALKAVGESSEIPIDYYNVNVGGLLHLLSAMDKYDARRLVYSSSATVYGAPETIPIPETTPMDPHSPYGRSKQICEMIIRDVCAANPKWRAITLRYFNPAGAHPSGRMGEDPRGKPGNLLPLLAQMAVGKYREPGLKVFGNDYPTPDGTCVRDYIHILDLAEGHLNAMVALDNDATFDHAEAGHGKCRAFNLGKGVGMSVLNMIEAMRKVTGYEFPYDIVERRPGDVPDLTANPALAERELGFKATRSLDDMCRDLWNWQKNNPNGYD; encoded by the coding sequence ATGGCTGAGAAAAAACGTATCTTGATCCCGGGCGGTGCTGGTTACATCGGTAGCCATGTGGCACTTACTGTGCTCAACACCCGAAAGTTCCGTGTGACGATCATTGATAACTTTCACAACTCGAAGCCAGAGGCTGTGCGCCGCATTGAGGAGCTAGCTCTGCGTGAGCTGCCGGCCGACGCGACCGAGGAGGAGAAGGAGGACTGCCGCATCGAGTTGATCCAGGCTGATTTGCGTGATCCAGTGGCTGTCGAGCGCCTGTTTGCGGACCGACCCGAACACGATCGTATCTATGCGGTCATCCTGATCGGTGCGCTCAAGGCGGTGGGCGAGAGCTCCGAGATTCCGATTGACTACTACAATGTGAATGTAGGAGGTctgctgcatctgctcTCTGCGATGGACAAGTACGATGCGCGGCGTCTCGTGTACAGCTCGTCGGCCACGGTGTACGGTGCACCTGAGACCATCCCTATTCCTGAGACGACGCCCATGGATCCGCACAGCCCATACGGTCGCTCAAAGCAGATCTGCGAAATGATCATCCGCGACGTATGCGCTGCGAACCCCAAGTGGCGTGCGATCACGTTGCGTTACTTCAATCCCGCAGGTGCGCATCCCTCAGGCCGCATGGGAGAAGACCCCCGCGGCAAGCCGGGTAACCTGCTGCCTCTGCTGGCACAAATGGCCGTCGGCAAGTACCGTGAGCCTGGTCTCAAGGTGTTTGGCAACGACTACCCAACGCCCGATGGCACGTGTGTGCGAGACTACATCCACATCCTCGATCTGGCCGAGGGCCATCTGAATGCGATGGTGGCGCTCGACAACGACGCAACCTTTGATCACGCCGAGGCTGGTCACGGCAAGTGCCGTGCGTTCAACCTCGGAAAGGGTGTGGGCATGAGTGTGCTCAACATGATCGAGGCGATGCGCAAAGTCACTGGCTACGAGTTCCCGTACGACATTGTGGAACGCCGCCCTGGCGATGTGCCCGACCTGACGGCCAACCCTGCACTCGCTGAGCGTGAGCTGGGCTTCAAGGCCACACGATCGCTGGACGATATGTGCCGTGACCTGTGGAACTGGCAGAAGAACAACCCGAACGGATACGACTAA
- a CDS encoding centromeric protein E, with amino-acid sequence MPLSCDGTGVVNGPNARENVVVCVRARPLDSDEEDGVWRVDKEQSSVVPTELHPSLARRAGSSTQASTDEDDGSHGLTTYDFCYDNLVLGHEQTTALYEANVYPVVRAAMDGYNGTVFAYGQTGSGKTYTMTGTEADPGVITRAVKDVFQMIRENPTREFLLRVSYLEIYNETLRDLLAGDVASKKKLKPPRIFEEKGRVVLGGMQEEIVTTPREVFSLLEQGQRNRHIGATDWNTRSSRSHCVFQITIESRELDNTSQVRVSQLNLIDLAGSERAASQIDRRKEGAYINKSLLTLGTVIAKLTETPASNDVHVPYRDSKLTRLLQTSLSGDARVAVICTIALDKASAIETLSTLKFGRRCKMVVTKAKRQMVMDDKALLEKYTQEIQDLRARLESSSSDSDNVPHTPTSDADAEREAAALEVASMQETRQDLRKQIDHLTRLILTSRTVAAQTPARSPLGHADADPYASPARRGPRMSDLPTRYKSGHDDADALRREIAELRSQQLAEREAHKRAIRALEEEVRDWEESTKSARKQNQGAERELLRLREEHATDAAHREFRELVSPPASQRDDECKDAAHLQARVAALERALSEERAMRDLSSLPERPLALPMESRSGMTPPCVPIRSRSQGGSPVGGTAERVSSLQRELAEQKALVSTLSACVQSWQSRVKQQADMISRLAALVVDDEEMDLETPGLSTVPDTTKPKKTRHSGIRPSDVVQGRAKIGEVESAHRNDPPSGSKMMPGKLSPSALGLSEKSQDCNEDVPRPSTPPATNRSAASSAFQTKAPTHAFTPERRVKEASKPTADVKPLQPQVQVPQAVRPEPRRSAVASARSAPASAPARALPSPPRAVQPLPTPPSGPTRSLPAPPNSSVKALRASLMASADKTSMPRVHPAPSHEQRKRPPPSPADAHAALPAMPEPPSKRSAATSAPDSHAKLRARLSAYTAVASEQVPPPPRSQSGMVRGLALKPVQSMMQIPEGRRPQDAAILRELNELKSMPRVESSRVMYMPQTLPSNASMARLSASNYKTDASAYYI; translated from the coding sequence ATGCCCCTTTCGTGCGATGGAACGGGTGTGGTGAATGGACCCAATGCGCGCGAAAATGTGGTTGTGTGTGTGAGAGCAAGACCACTGGATAgtgacgaagaagatggCGTGTGGCGTGTTGACAAGGAACAGAGTAGTGTTGTGCCCACCGAACTGCACCCGTCGCTTGCTCGTCGCGCAGGAAGCAGCACACAAGCAAGCACTGACGAAGATGATGGCAGCCACGGACTGACCACGTATGACTTTTGTTACGATAATTTGGTATTGGGTCATGAGCAAACGACCGCACTTTATGAGGCCAATGTGTATCCGGTGGTTCGTGCCGCTATGGACGGATACAATGGCACGGTATTTGCGTACGGACAAACAGGCAGTGGGAAAACCTATACTATGACCGGGACGGAAGCCGACCCTGGCGTGATAACTCGTGCGGTGAAGGATGTATTCCAGATGATCCGTGAGAACCCGACGCGCGAATTTCTGTTGCGAGTGTCGTATCTGGAAATATATAATGAGACGTTGCGTGACTTACTAGCGGGAGATGTCGCTTCAAAGAAAAAACTCAAGCCGCCGCGTATTTTTGAGGAAAAGGGTCGCGTCGTGTTAGGCGGTATGCAAGAAGAGATTGTGACCACGCCACGAGAGGTGTTTTctctgctcgagcagggccAACGAAACCGGCACATCGGTGCCACAGACTGGAATACACGAAGTAGCCGGAGTCACTGCGTATTTCAAATCACCATCGAGAGCCGCGAGCTTGACAACACCTCGCAAGTGCGGGTCAGTCAGCTCAATCTGATCGATTTGGCGGGATCAGAGCGAGCAGCGAGCCAAATAGACCGTCGAAAGGAGGGGGCCTATATTAACAAGTCGCTTCTTACGCTAGGAACGGTTATCGCGAAACTCACAGAGACACCAGCGTCAAATGatgtgcatgtgccgtaCCGCGACTCAAAGCTGACGCGCCTCCTACAGACGTCTCTTAGTGGTGATGCACGCGTGGCGGTCATTTGCACTATTGCACTCGACAAAGCATCGGCCATTGAGACACTCTCGACGCTCAAATTCGGGCGACGCTGCAAAATGGTCGTGACGAAGGCCAAACGCCAGATGGTGATGGATGATAAAGCCCTGTTGGAAAAGTACACACAAGAGATTCAAGATCTGCGTGCACGCCTCGAATCGAGCTCCTCCGACTCTGACAATGTCCCACACACGCCGACGAGTGACGCCGATGCTGAGCGTGaggccgcggcgctggaaGTCGCTTCCATGCAAGAAACGCGGCAAGACCTGCGCAAGCAAATTGATCATCTCACACGGTTGATTCTAACGAGCCGCACCGTCGCAGCTCAGACTCCGGCTCGCTCACCACTTGGTCATGCTGATGCTGATCCTTATGCATCACCAGCCCGGCGCGGACCTCGAATGAGCGATCTGCCCACGCGCTATAAATCAGGGCATGACGATGCTGATGCACTTCGTCGCGAAATTGCCGAGCTGCGCTCACAGCAATTGGCGGAACGCGAGGCACACAAGCGGGCTATTCGTGCGCTTGAAGAGGAAGTGCGGGACTGGGAAGAGTCGACCAAGTCTGCCCGCAAACAGAATCAAGGCGCCGAGCGTGAGCTTTTGCGCCTCCGGGAAGAACATGCCACGGATGCAGCTCATCGTGAGTTCCGTGAGCTGGTGTCGCCGCCAGCGAGTCAGAGGGACGACGAGTGCAaggatgcggcgcatcttcaggcacgcgtcgctgccttGGAAAGGGCGTTGTCGGAAGAAAGAGCTATGCGCGATCTAAGCTCACTACCCGAGCGCCCTTTGGCATTGCCCATGGAATCCCGCTCAGGTATGACGCCACCCTGTGTTCCCATTCGCTCCCGGTCTCAGGGTGGAAGTCCTGTCGGTGGCACAGCAGAGAGAGTCTCTTCTTTACAACGTGAGCTGGCTGAGCAAAAAGCTCTGGTGTCTACGCTGAGCGCCTGCGTACAGAGCTGGCAATCGCGCGTGAAACAGCAAGCTGACATGATTTCTAGGCTCGCTGCGCTTGTtgtggacgacgaagaaaTGGACCTGGAAACACCGGGATTGTCCACTGTGCCCGATACCACGAAGCCCAAAAAGACACGGCACAGCGGCATCCGTCCAAGCGATGTCGTGCAGGGACGGGCCAAGATCGGCGAGGTCGAGTCTGCGCATCGCAATGATCCCCCCTCTGGAAGCAAGATGATGCCAGGCAAACTCAGTCCCTCCGCCCTCGGCTTGAGTGAAAAGTCTCAAGACTGCAACGAGGACGTGCCCAGACCGTCTACACCCCCTGCGACGAACCGCTCAGCCGCCTCATCGGCATTCCAGACCAAGGCGCCTACACACGCTTTCACACCAGAGCGCCGAGTCAAAGAGGCATCCAAGCCCACTGCCGATGTCAAGCCTTTGCAGCCGCAAGTCCAAGTGCCACAAGCCGTCCGACCTGAGCCACGTCGTTCCGCTGTCGCTTCGGCTCGatcagcgcctgcatcagcgcctgcacgcgCTCTGCCAAGTCCTCCCCGAGCAGTTCAACCGCTGCCGACACCGCCCAGTGGTCCCACTCGTTCGCTGCCTGCACCGCCCAACTCCAGTGTCAAGGCACTGCGTGCGAGCTTAATGGCATCGGCTGACAAGACGTCTATGCCTCGTGTACATCCAGCGCCTTCGCatgagcagcgcaagcgaCCACCACCGTCTCCGGCtgatgcgcacgcagcgctgccGGCCATGCCTGAGCCGCCATCCAAGCGCTCCGCAGCGACAAGTGCACCTGACTCGCATGCTAAGCTCCGTGCCCGCCTTTCGGCGTATACAGCGGTGGCCTCTGAGCAGGTTCCTCCCCCGCCGCGTTCACAAAGTGGCATGGTCCGTGGATTGGCGCTTAAGCCCGTGCAGTCGATGATGCAGATCCCCGAGGGACGTCGGCCTCAAGACGCGGCTATTCTGCGTGAACTCAATGAGCTCAAATCTATGCCCCGCGTCGAAAGCAGCCGTGTCATGTACATGCCCCAGACTCTGCCCTCCAATGCTAGTATGGCTCGCTTGTCCGCGTCGAATTACAAAACCGACGCCAGTGCCTATTACATTTGA
- a CDS encoding GTPase binding protein Rid1 produces MVSVDQENVPPSFGLGDAPQTPRRGIKRNAFASLPLNAPKRVFRTYKQHDSHAVVPSVPDYDVVHSLLDEIESLDIDSGTRDHIIGIHKQSVAQPARSARRSIFSRAESHRPRRMRPGHVLQHISQPLSSISIEHMRRLRVALASESPAWLHDFLQAGGYETLLAHLDSLLRMEWREEQHDDTLLFEILRCMVALGSSQTGRRALLRHAPMPFEHLCVAMFEGNIPKELETRRLIIVLLHILAQEQLHSDALAQRTMHKVRDEDAACIAHAPDKCHGAILAAMLLHTPSPPSKRNTVDFLQNVHEHRPLRCYVEELHRVCHDFFWIFCHEHNQVWDWDNMDQRAAFAPRVPSGMTGSVEWEAIMYLTTHLCFLNTILSFFVQNDPPGARAFVSELTKSNFPKVLNILRKASQTYYSALHAELAHWHSLSDQVRYADLANLRPITSKPKRTPSTESKTSVRNASIYYTPLMPSEPWMPRQGVSNIRHVSTESESFRISPSIPDEPLDVHSDVAQPLNILGDVEIAHVGF; encoded by the coding sequence ATGGTGTCAGTTGACCAGGAAAATGTCCCGCCTAGTTTTGGTCTCGGAGATGCCCCACAAACACCGAGGAGAGGAATAAAACGCAATGCTTTCGCATCACTACCGCTCAATGCGCCCAAACGCGTCTTTCGCACATACAAGCAACACGATTCACATGCGGTCGTTCCCTCCGTACCAGACTATGATGTGGTCCATTCTTTGCTAGATGAGATCGAATCTCTTGATATTGACTCAGGAACGCGTGATCACATCATCGGAATACACAAACAGTCTGTTGCTCAACCTGCACGTTCTGCACGTCGTTCGATATTCTCACGTGCTGAATCACATCGACCACGTCGCATGAGGCCTGGCCACGTTCTTCAACATATAAGCCAACCTTTGAGCAGCATCTCTATCGAACATATGCGGCGATTGCGCGTAGCTTTAGCCTCCGAGTCACCTGCTTGGCTTCATGACTTTTTACAGGCAGGTGGATATGAAACGCTACTTGCACATCTTGACTCACTCTTGCGCATGGAATGGCGTGAAGAGCAACATGATGATACCCTTCTCTTTGAAATTCTCCGATGTATGGTTGCACTCGGTTCTTCCCAGACTGGACGGCGCGCATTGTTACGTCATGCGCCCATGCCATTCGAACATCTTTGTGTGGCAATGTTTGAAGGGAATATTCCAAAAGAGCTCGAAACAAGACGTCTGATCATCGTTCTCCTGCACATTCTTGCGCAAGAGCAATTGCATTCAGACGCACTCGCTCAACGAACCATGCACAAGGTACGCGACGAAGATGCCGCATGCATAGCACATGCACCAGACAAATGTCACGGAGCTATTTTGGCTGCTATGCTTCTGCATACGCCGAGTCCACCTTCGAAACGCAACACGGTGGATTTTCTTCAGAACGTGCATGAGCACAGACCTTTGCGTTGTTATGTGGAAGAATTACATCGTGTCTGCCATGATTTTTTCTGGATCTTTTGTCATGAACATAATCAGGTCTGGGACTGGGATAATATGGATCAACGCGCGGCCTTCGCACCTCGTGTTCCTAGTGGCATGACAGGCAGTGTCGAATGGGAAGCGATCATGTATCTGACTACGCACCTTTGCTTTTTAAACACTATTCTTTCTTTCTTTGTGCAAAATGATCCACCTGGTGCTAGGGCTTTTGTCTCGGAGCTCACCAAATCAAACTTCCCAAAAGTGCTAAATATACTTCGCAAGGCATCCCAGACATACTATTCTGCTTTGCATGCCGAACTTGCACATTGGCATTCGCTTTCTGACCAGGTGCGATATGCAGATCTGGCCAATTTACGCCCGATTACTTCAAAACCCAAACGTACTCCCTCGACAGAGTCCAAGACCTCTGTGCGAAATGCGTCTATTTATTACACGCCTTTGATGCCCTCAGAGCCGTGGATGCCAAGACAGGGTGTCTCAAATATACGTCATGTAAGTACGGAAAGTGAATCTTTCCGTATATCCCCAAGCATTCCAGATGAGCCTCTTGATGTTCACTCCGATGTGGCTCAGCCGCTAAATATTTTAGGCGATGTGGAGATAGCCCATGTTGGTTTCTAG
- a CDS encoding guanine nucleotide-binding protein subunit beta-2-like 1 protein, translated as MSESLTYKGSLSGHKGWVTAIATSQENPDLLLTASRDKTIIVWQLSRDDTNYGYPKKILHGHNHFVSDVVISSDGQFALSASWDKTLRLWDLNTGMTTRRFVGHTGDVLSVSFSPDNRQIVSGSRDRTIKLWNTLGDCKFNITEDGHTEWVSCVRFSPSPENPAIVSAGWDKVVKVWELNRCKLMTNHYGHQGYINTVTVSPDGSLCASGGKDGVTMLWELSDGKHLYSLEAGDVVNALVFSPNRYWLCAATASCIKIFDLESKSIVDELKPEFPGLGKNAQEPQCLSLAWSADGQTLFAGYSDDIVRVYSVI; from the exons AT GTCTGAGTCGCTCACTTACAAGGGTAGCCTGTCTGGCCACAAGGGCTGGGTTACTGCCATTGCTACATCCCAGGAGAACCCAGACCTTCTGCTGACTGCTTCTCGTGACAAGACCATCATTGTGTGGCAGTTGTCGCGTGATGACACCAACTACGGCTACCCAAAGAAGATCCTGCACGGTCACAACCACTTCGTGTCGGATGTCGTGATCTCGTCGGATGGTCAGTTTGCTCTGTCGGCCTCGTGGGACAAGACTCTCCGTCTATGGGACCTCAACACCGGCatgacgacgcgccgctttgTGGGACACACTGGTGATGTCCTGAGCGTTAGCTTTAGCCCTGACAACCGTCAGATTGTCTCGGGTAGCCGTGACCGCACCATTAAGCTGTGGAACACGCTGGGTGACTGCAAGTTCAACATCACCGAGGACGGTCACACCGAGTGGGTCAGTTGCGTTCGCTTCAGCCCCAGCCCAGAGAACCCCGCCATCGTGTCGGCTGGCTGGGATAAGGTCGTTAAG GTATGGGAGCTTAACCGCTGCAAGCTTATGACCAACCACTACGGCCACCAGGGTTACATCAACACTGTTACAGTCTCGCCAGACGGTTCTCTGTGCGCCTCTGGTGGCAAGGACGGCGTCACGATGCTCTGGGAACTTTCGGACGGCAAGCACCTTTACTCGCTTGAGGCTGGTGACGTTGTGAATGCGCTCGTGTTCTCACCGAACCGCTACTGGCTCTGCGCTGCCACTGCTTCGTGCATCAAGATCTTCGACCTCGAGAGCAAGTCGATTGTGGACGAACTCAAGCCCGAGTTCCCCGGTCTCGGCAAGAACGCCCAGGAGCCTCAGTGTCTGTCGCTCGCGTGGTCGGCAGACGGCCAGACGCTGTTTGCTGGCTACAGCGACGATATTGTCCGCGTCTACTCTGTGATCTAA
- a CDS encoding glycine-rich RNA binding protein, producing MAKVYVGNLSWNTTDDGLAQAFSPFGQLTDYIVMKDRDTGRSRGFGFVTFMTQQEADAAIMSMNEKELDGRRIRVNMANSRPSMMHGGLTGASLGYSGLTGGYGAGAYNAAQSGFGTYAQMPTGYAYGQAYPGYQQQPYGAQMTSPVQTAPAVYPPPPGYAPQHTAYSYGGQQFAPQLSQVSQNASPHIQGYGNQGY from the coding sequence ATGGCTAAGGTGTACGTTGGCAATCTAAGCTGGAATACAACCGATGATGGACTCGCACAAGCATTTAGTCCGTTTGGCCAGCTCACTGACTATATCGTGATGAAGGACCGGGACACTGGTCGCTCACGCGGTTTTGGTTTCGTCACATTCATGACCCAGCAGGAAGCTGATGCAGCCATTATGTCCATGAATGAAAAGGAGCTCGATGGACGTCGAATCCGCGTCAATATGGCAAACTCACGTCCATCAATGATGCATGGGGGTCTTACCGGTGCTAGTTTGGGATACAGTGGCCTAACCGGCGGATACGGTGCTGGTGCTTACAATGCCGCTCAGAGTGGCTTTGGCACGTATGCTCAAATGCCTACTGGCTATGCTTATGGCCAAGCATACCCTGGCTACCAACAACAACCCTATGGTGCCCAGATGACTTCGCCTGTTCAGACCGCCCCGGCTGTCTACCCGCCACCCCCAGGATATGCGCCCCAACATACTGCATATTCTTACGGTGGACAACAATTTGCTCCGCAACTCTCGCAGGTTTCTCAGAATGCGTCTCCTCATATACAAGGATACGGCAATCAAGGTTATTGA
- a CDS encoding DUF453 domain protein yields the protein MRVAAGLYRGGTSRGLIFSASDLAMYSQRAREYIICSAMGSPDPDQRQIDGVGGGVSSLSKAAVVSVPSRDRHMVRLSKMGEEWAFPGVPWADDVARACDAETGYDAVYRFGQVPVSGGTGIDWSATCGNMMSAVAIHTYMKYWRHFRPFLLHVDPGASFTKLPMRILMANSGERVTVHVPLEKRGENAWFLSSEADTHIAGVPGLAPGILVETPLPSSPWPTGRPLDTLRLGDQDIRVSIVQAGLPTVFVHAADLGVSSDQIVQPAHALDTDTQLHERIEALRYQAAQCAPDLQRQWSMSAPKVCLVHPRTAYTTSGGTHVPANAMDILVRAVSVGNFHRSIMATALSALAVASTCPDTVVYEAYAAGGSMPCASSKDRASSLLHAFTVGQPAGTARSMVRMSKEDPTRTPTAVVMERTARRIMHGFVDVPPHELLRSKGTYFGLPSNRKH from the coding sequence ATGCGTGTGGCGGCAGGACTGTATCGCGGAGGGACAAGCCGCGGTCTCATCTTCTCTGCCTCCGATTTGGCCATGTATTCACAGCGTGCACGCGAGTATATTATATGTTCCGCGATGGGATCACCGGACCCTGATCAGCGCCAAATTGATGGTGTTGGCGGAGGCGTCTCGTCTCTGTCTAAAGCAGCGGTTGTCTCCGTACCGTCTAGAGATCGGCACATGGTCAGGCTGAGCAAGATGGGAGAAGAGTGGGCGTTCCCAGGCGTGCCATGGGCTGACGATGTCGCACGTGCATGTGATGCTGAGACTGGCTACGACGCAGTCTATCGCTTCGGTCAGGTACCcgtcagcggcggcacaggcatcgACTGGTCTGCCACATGCGGCAATATGATGTCGGCTGTGGCCATACATACATATATGAAGTATTGGCGGCATTTCCGTCCATTCCTTCTGCATGTGGATCCAGGCGCCTCCTTTACGAAACTTCCCATGCGGATTCTGATGGCTAACTCAGGTGAGCGAGTGACGGTCCATGTGCCATTGGAGAAGAGAGGAGAGAATGCGTGGTTTTTATCTTCTGAAGCAGATACCCACATTGCTGGTGTTCCGGGGCTAGCACCGGGCATCCTGGTTGAGACGCCGTTGCCGTCTTCACCGTGGCCTACGGGAAGGCCGCTCGATACTCTTCGTCTTGGCGATCAAGATATACGCGTTTCGATCGTACAGGCGGGACTCCCTACTGTGTTTGTGCATGCGGCAGATCTTGGTGTATCGTCCGACCAGATCGTGCAACCCGCTCATGCTCTTGATACCGATACTCAATTGCACGAGCGAATCGAAGCACTCCGGTACCAGGCCGCCCAATGTGCCCCTGATCTCCAAAGGCAGTGGAGTATGTCTGCACCCAAGGTATGTCTCGTGCATCCCCGCACGGCTTACACCACGTCGGGCGGCACACATGTCCCAGCGAATGCTATGGACATACTTGTACGTGCCGTGTCTGTCGGCAATTTCCACCGCTCTATCATGGCAACGGCTCTGTCGGCTCTGGCTGTCGCATCCACTTGTCCTGATACTGTGGTGTATGAGGCGTATGCAGCTGGCGGGAGCATGCCGTGTGCGTCGTCAAAAGACCGCGCATCGTCGCTGCTCCATGCTTTTACGGTCGGCCAACCGGCCGGCACGGCACGTTCTATGGTTCGAATGAGCAAAGAAGATCCCACTCGTACTCCGACAGCTGTGGTCATGGAACGAacggcgcgacgcatcATGCATGGCTTTGTAGACGTGCCGCCCCACGAGTTACTGCGCTCCAAGGGGACCTATTTTGGTCTGCCCTCGAATAGAAAGCACTGA